A window from Setaria italica strain Yugu1 chromosome VIII, Setaria_italica_v2.0, whole genome shotgun sequence encodes these proteins:
- the LOC101775626 gene encoding ferritin-1, chloroplastic-like isoform X1 — translation MQCGVYASYAYHSLFAYFDRDNVALKGFAKFFKESSDEEREQDEKLMKYQNTRGGRVRLQSIVTPLTEFDHPEKGNALYAMVLALALEKLVNEKLHNLHAASCFHMLIHREVATR, via the exons ATGCAGTGTGGAGTGTATGCCTCCTATGCTTACCACTCCCTCTTCGCCTACTTCGACCGTGACAACGTCGCTCTCAAGGGATTTGCCAA GTTCTTCAAGGAATCAAGTGATGAGGAGAGGGAGCAAGATGAAAAGCTCATGAAGTACCAA AACACACGTGGAGGGAGGGTGAGGCTCCAGTCCATTGTCACACCCTTAACAGAGTTCGACCACCCTGAGAAAGGCAATGCTTTGTACG CTATGGTGCTGGCTCTAGCTCTGGAAAAGCTGGTTAATGAGAAGCTGCACAACCTGCACGCTGCAAGTTGCTTTCACATGCTTATTCACAGAGAA GTGGCCACAAGGTAA
- the LOC101775626 gene encoding ferritin-1, chloroplastic-like isoform X2, with protein MQCGVYASYAYHSLFAYFDRDNVALKGFAKFFKESSDEEREQDEKLMKYQNTRGGRVRLQSIVTPLTEFDHPEKGNALYAMVLALALEKLVNEKLHNLHAVATR; from the exons ATGCAGTGTGGAGTGTATGCCTCCTATGCTTACCACTCCCTCTTCGCCTACTTCGACCGTGACAACGTCGCTCTCAAGGGATTTGCCAA GTTCTTCAAGGAATCAAGTGATGAGGAGAGGGAGCAAGATGAAAAGCTCATGAAGTACCAA AACACACGTGGAGGGAGGGTGAGGCTCCAGTCCATTGTCACACCCTTAACAGAGTTCGACCACCCTGAGAAAGGCAATGCTTTGTACG CTATGGTGCTGGCTCTAGCTCTGGAAAAGCTGGTTAATGAGAAGCTGCACAACCTGCACGCT GTGGCCACAAGGTAA